The genome window CGGGCGCATCATTGCCCAGAAGGCGGGTCTTCCCGATTCCGTCCCGGGCGCGACGGTCAACCGATTCTGCTCATCCGGCCTTCAGACGATTGCTATGGCCTCCCAGGCGATCGCGACCGGTACGGCCGATGTCGTGGTGGCAGGTGGCGCCGAGTCGATGAGTGCCGTTCCGATGAGTGGGTTCTTCTTTCAGCCGGATCCACAGCTGACCGAAGATGACATCGACTACTACGTGTCGATGGGCATCACAGCGGAAAACGTCGCAGACAAGTACGGCGTGTCGCGCGAAGACCAGGACGCGTTTGCGCTCCGCTCGCACGAGCGCGCTGTCGATGCGATTGAGAATGGACGGTTCGAGGACGAAATTATCCCGCTCCACGTCAAGCAGACGCACTACAACGGTGCGGACTTCGGCAAGGGAAGCACGCATACCCAGGAAACCACGTTCAACACGGACGAGGGACCGCGGCGGGATACCAGCATGGAGGCCCTCTCCGGTCTGCGACCCGCCTTTCGTCGCGGCGGCTCGGTGACGGCGGGCAACTCGTCACAGACGTCGGACGGCGGCGCTGCCTCCGTCGTTATGAGCCAGAAGATGGTCGATGATCTCGGTGTTGACCCGCTCGCTCGACTCGTCGGATTCTCCGTCGCCGGTGTTGCGCCGGAATACATGGGGATCGGACCGGTCGAAGCCATTCCGAAAGTGTTAAAGCAG of Longibacter salinarum contains these proteins:
- a CDS encoding thiolase family protein — its product is MEADNAAYIVSSVRTAVGKAGRGTLKDYRPEEMGAQSVKGAMDRVNGLEPEMIDDVMMGCAFPEGPQGMNVGRIIAQKAGLPDSVPGATVNRFCSSGLQTIAMASQAIATGTADVVVAGGAESMSAVPMSGFFFQPDPQLTEDDIDYYVSMGITAENVADKYGVSREDQDAFALRSHERAVDAIENGRFEDEIIPLHVKQTHYNGADFGKGSTHTQETTFNTDEGPRRDTSMEALSGLRPAFRRGGSVTAGNSSQTSDGGAASVVMSQKMVDDLGVDPLARLVGFSVAGVAPEYMGIGPVEAIPKVLKQTGLSLNDIGLVELNEAFAAQALAVIRETGLDEDIVNVNGGAIALGHPLGCTGAKLTSTLIHEMIRRDVRYGICTMCVGGGMGAAGVIENLRL